The following proteins are co-located in the Thermus thermophilus HB8 genome:
- a CDS encoding sugar ABC transporter substrate-binding protein, producing the protein MRRLVPVLALGLSLALAQGKITVWTHFGGPELEWLKEQARTFERTSGTKVEVVEVPFAEIKQKFILGAPQGQAADLVVTVPHDWVGEMAQAGVLEPVGKYVTQTYLADLQGVAVEAFTFGGRLMGLPAFAESVALIYNKKYVKEPPRTWEEFLALAQKLTTGATFGFLYNIGDPYFNFGFFKAFGAENVFAKDAKGNLDPTKLLIGGEVGEKALQFIKDLRFKYNLVPEGVDYGVADGAFKDGALAMILNGPWALGDYKKAKVDFGIAPFPTPPGAKNPWGPFLGVQGVVVNAYSKNKTQAVNFAKTLVTGRNLVAFNQAGGRIPVSKSAVKQLEKDPVVAGFSKVFPLGAPMPNIPEMGKVWGPWGNAISLAIQRPDSNVKKIVEDMVAEIKKAIGR; encoded by the coding sequence ATGAGGAGGCTCGTTCCGGTATTGGCCCTAGGCCTTTCCCTGGCCCTCGCCCAGGGAAAGATCACCGTCTGGACCCACTTCGGCGGCCCCGAGCTGGAGTGGCTCAAGGAGCAGGCCCGGACCTTTGAGAGGACCTCCGGCACCAAGGTGGAGGTGGTGGAGGTCCCCTTCGCGGAGATCAAGCAGAAGTTCATCCTGGGCGCCCCCCAGGGCCAGGCGGCGGACCTCGTGGTCACCGTGCCCCACGACTGGGTGGGGGAGATGGCCCAGGCCGGGGTCCTCGAGCCCGTGGGCAAGTACGTGACCCAAACCTACCTCGCGGACCTTCAGGGCGTGGCGGTGGAGGCCTTCACCTTCGGGGGGAGGCTCATGGGCCTTCCCGCCTTCGCCGAGAGCGTGGCCCTCATCTACAACAAGAAGTACGTGAAGGAACCCCCCAGGACCTGGGAGGAGTTTTTGGCCTTGGCGCAAAAGCTCACCACGGGGGCCACCTTCGGCTTCCTCTACAACATCGGCGACCCCTACTTCAACTTCGGCTTCTTCAAGGCCTTCGGCGCCGAGAACGTCTTCGCCAAGGACGCCAAGGGCAACCTGGACCCCACCAAGCTCCTCATCGGGGGCGAGGTGGGGGAGAAGGCCCTCCAGTTCATCAAGGACCTCCGCTTCAAGTACAACCTGGTCCCCGAGGGGGTGGACTACGGGGTGGCGGACGGGGCCTTCAAGGATGGGGCCTTGGCCATGATCCTCAACGGCCCCTGGGCCTTGGGCGACTACAAGAAGGCCAAGGTGGATTTCGGCATCGCCCCCTTCCCCACGCCGCCCGGGGCCAAGAACCCTTGGGGGCCCTTCCTGGGGGTGCAGGGCGTGGTGGTGAACGCCTACTCCAAGAACAAGACCCAGGCGGTGAACTTCGCCAAGACCCTGGTGACGGGCCGGAACCTCGTGGCCTTCAACCAGGCGGGCGGGCGCATCCCCGTCTCCAAGAGCGCGGTGAAGCAGCTGGAGAAGGACCCGGTGGTGGCGGGCTTTTCCAAGGTCTTCCCCTTGGGCGCCCCCATGCCCAACATCCCCGAGATGGGCAAGGTCTGGGGTCCCTGGGGCAACGCCATCAGCCTCGCCATCCAGCGGCCCGACTCCAACGTGAAGAAGATCGTGGAGGACATGGTGGCCGAGATCAAGAAGGCCATCGGCAGGTAA
- a CDS encoding RMD1 family protein: MNVLSPHIALYRLFDVADEIDLGRLSTPRLRLSRARLGAVRFENPPGEMELGVRNVEGLSGLLTARLYEFGVVSLSFRIHLGERVPWEAFLEKGLRIPELPFWEGFFLAELAALEPHLRGALLRPEEKRLSEEFVVYHALGLEGEKAFRPSVDLTPLWMGAEEEFAPEVRREVERYRYSYSTEDLALLGFDRVLILDSEGIWDVADLVEFVHAQLLELSYYDRVLTEELELVPQVLRHRGLWGYGRLQRLRRRLMARHAEIADVKARMEGALRITEDLFYAKIYRAALELYGAYELEKSVEEKLRVLEATYEMVTEEVAHLRTQAVEVAILALIAFEVVRALH; the protein is encoded by the coding sequence ATGAACGTCCTCTCCCCCCACATCGCCCTCTACCGCCTCTTTGACGTGGCCGACGAGATTGACCTAGGCCGTCTTTCCACGCCCCGCCTCCGCCTCTCCCGGGCGAGGCTCGGGGCGGTGCGCTTTGAGAACCCGCCGGGGGAGATGGAGCTCGGGGTGCGGAACGTGGAGGGGCTTTCCGGCCTCCTCACCGCCAGGCTCTACGAGTTCGGGGTGGTCTCCCTCTCCTTCCGCATCCACCTGGGGGAGCGGGTGCCCTGGGAGGCCTTTCTGGAGAAGGGGCTCAGGATCCCCGAGCTTCCCTTCTGGGAGGGGTTCTTCCTGGCGGAGCTCGCCGCCCTCGAGCCCCACCTCCGAGGGGCCCTTCTCCGCCCCGAGGAGAAGCGCCTCTCCGAGGAGTTCGTGGTCTACCACGCCCTGGGGTTGGAAGGGGAGAAGGCCTTCCGCCCCTCGGTGGACCTCACTCCCCTATGGATGGGGGCCGAGGAGGAGTTCGCCCCCGAGGTGCGGCGGGAGGTGGAGCGCTACCGCTACAGCTATTCCACGGAGGACCTGGCCCTCTTGGGCTTTGACCGCGTCCTCATCCTGGACTCCGAGGGGATCTGGGACGTGGCCGACCTGGTGGAGTTCGTCCACGCCCAGCTCCTGGAGCTTTCCTACTACGACCGGGTGCTCACCGAGGAGCTGGAGCTGGTGCCCCAGGTCCTAAGGCACCGGGGGCTTTGGGGGTACGGGAGGCTGCAGCGCCTCCGCCGCCGCCTCATGGCCCGGCACGCGGAGATCGCCGACGTGAAGGCCCGGATGGAGGGGGCCCTGCGCATCACCGAGGACCTCTTCTACGCCAAGATCTACCGGGCGGCCTTGGAGCTCTACGGGGCCTATGAGCTGGAAAAGAGCGTGGAGGAGAAGCTCAGGGTCCTCGAGGCCACCTACGAGATGGTGACCGAGGAGGTGGCCCACCTCCGTACCCAGGCGGTGGAGGTGGCCATCCTGGCCCTCATCGCCTTTGAGGTGGTGCGGGCCCTCCACTGA